TGAACCAGTGGCGAGCTGAATCCATCGCCCTCTGGAATAGAATCAGTTAAATCAACTCAAACGAATTTAGaaatgttaattttaaaaaatttaattactgaTTGTTTTAGCGACTTCCTCAGAGGCTCGCACCGTTTCCATCAGAAAACGAACTTTGGCGATGTCTCCGAGAGCGGCGAAGCAGCGGCTGGCGATGCGCAATTCGACTGCTTCGAGGCTGATGCGAGCCAAAGTGGCCCAGAGTCCCTTGGCAGAGCCGGGCGAATGGGAATCGAGTCGCTCCAGGTAGGACAGAGCCCGGACCAGATCGCCGTCCTCGATGGCCGTCCCAAATTCAATCAGCTGATCGTCCAGGGCGATTTCGTTGATGATGGTTCCGTCCTGGACGCGGACAACTGTCCTTCCGCCCGCCTCTTTGACAATGTCCAGCACTTCGCCGCGGATGTCGATGGTCTGGACCTTGTCGCTGCTCTCGGCGTGATACCAAACGTGGAGCAAGGATGGACTTTGGGCGACGATGACGTCACTGCCCGTCACCCACTCCACAAAGAGACACGAACTGAGCAAGAGCGTTTTGGTCGAGGTGGCCAGATCGACCATGTAGAGCCGCAATTTCTGATCGCGAAACAGCAACTTTCGGCCCGTCTCGTTCATTTCAAGCCAATCGATTTTCGATTCGTGCGAGATGTGACCCAACGAATGGCCGGTCACCAAATCAccttcaaaaattgaattaacatttcattgataaaaagaagttttttgTGTGAGGCAGGAATTACTGATGCCGATAGTTTTCAAGTCCAGTAGATAAGCCAATCGTTTCACGTTATCCCCCTCTTTACGGTGGCGCTCGTTTATGCGGACGCTGATCAGATGCGGATTCATAAATTCCATCCtaagaaatttcaattgtaaataataattattgacAAAATCATTGGAAATGAGAGAAACCTCAAACGTTCCAAAATGGCGTTGACACCGTATTCTATCAGCGTGAGTTCACCCCGTGAGAAAACCATGCAGGCGTGCGGAGTGTCAAAATggaatttcgttttatttccaTCCTGCaacggggagaagaagaaaaagaatgtcaAAGGAATTTCCGgaatatttcttaattttcatTCCGTAAACCTGAACGACTTCCGGTTCCTTCCACGACACTTCGCTAACGAGTCCTCGTTTCAAGTCGGCGACGATAAGCGTCCGATCAGTACGAGCCACGGCGTAATTTTCTCTGCCCATGATTCTAACCTGAAATAGTATACTTTATGATGATAATGCGTAACGTTTTCGAATTAAAATCTTATTGATACCGTTTCGATTTCCAGGCCGGGATGCGTGCGGATGACTACCGGATGGAAAAAAGGAACACCTTCTTCCGGTACGGATTTGATGACTACTTGACTAGATGAAATGTAAATGATCTCCACTCGACCATTCCATAAAGTTCTCCTGCGTGCGTCGATAATTATTAAACACAATAGTAAcagattgaaaatgaaaaatggattATGAATACTTGGCGACGGTTTCCAAGAGTTCCACTCCGCCGCAAAGAGAAGAGGAGACCAGATAAAGCGAATCGGTTCGCCATGCCAAACACGTCACCGTGTACATGTTTTTGATCTCCTTGATTGCGCTTTCTTCCCATTGTCTCTTCCTCGAATTGAACGACAGGATACGAATCCTTTTGAAACAGGATCAAattattgaattgatttctcgaactcttatatttttattatatcaTGAATGCATACTTATCGAAACTTCCTAGAGCGACCATCTGACCGCATCCGCTTGACACGGCCACAGTAATTTCGTGTTCGTCCTTGACTCGACTGTAATCAAACTGTTGAAGTGGCCTTCCTTCGGCCGAGTAACAAATCAGCTTCTGGTCCGATCCAGATGCTAAAATTAACGGGCCAGCCCACACGAGAGCAGTGGGAGCCACTCCATGAACCACAACTTTTCCCTGTGTGTACACGAGACGGTGATTTTTACAATTAATTTTATCACAAATGATCTGGGTAGTACCTGAGGAAGAGCAGTGCCATCATCTGCCACGTAAAATCGAACAATCGTTCCGTCAGCGTGTCCAGAGATAAAACCGGTTCCCGATTGACTATAGTAAACTAAACAATTGTAGATTTGCAGttaattaaaacttaaaaaatatagATTCCCTACTTGGAGACTAGTGTTTCGACAAAGGACTCTGTGGCGTAGAGTGTCTGGGATTTGTTGGTTTTGATGTGAGCAGCGCGTACTTTTCCGTCAGTCAACCCGAGAATAATTGGCCCTTGGCTAGGCCAAATTAAGCAGGTAACAGAGCTCGCCTGAGCAAATTTATTACAGATAACTTTTTTATCCCCCCTGCCATCAGCAACCCCAAAACGGCGTGAATGAATATAAATTTTGCcgcgaaatttaaaaaccacATTTGAATACCAATCATCACCGATTTTGTAGACAAAGACAATTTGATCCGTCTGTCCTATGGCGATTTTGGTAGAGTCGGGAGAAAAAGCTATTCCTTTGATGCTGTAACTTTTCTTGCCGTACTGAACGAGGGACAAAAGAGAGTACAGATTGACCAATTTAAACAAGTCAATTTCTCATATTATTACTAACTTTGGAGTCGGATGGTTTAGTCGAAAATTTGTCTCTCTTCTCTCCATTGGcgtcaaaaagaaacacgactCTTTCTGCGGTTGCCACAGCTAATTTCTGGCCATTGACCGACCAACACATACCACACGTTTTGGCGGCGCCATCCTTTTTAGAAGAATCATTTCCTTATTCAACgaatttataaaataatataaaggtttttttttaatctcacTCACTTGATAAGGTAGAAGAGTCTTTGCTCGACGTATTTGCATTTTTAAGAATCAGTatgtttaaaacattttccagAAATGTATCGGataatttttcagaaaatgaaaaaacgaGTGTTTTGAATCTTTCTTGGTTGCTAGGCAACAAGCCAATCAATAATAGAGGGCGCCGTAAGTAGAACAACCCTGCAAGTAAAGTAaatcgaattttaaaaaaataaaaattatggatttgaaatatttattgtgtatttaaaaattattataatcTTAAATGAATGTAAATGGTTTCCAAATCATCTCATAAAACTTAAATTTCAGATCTGGCAATAGCTTtccgtttgaaatttttttttggcacacACCTCCCTCTCACGAAGTCAGTTGTAAAAAAGCTTAAGGTCGAACGACGTCCCCCTTCTGCTGCTCTTGCCCCTGGCCCAGCTTCCTTCTTTCTCAATTTCTCAATTAGTTTTATCCTAGCTGCTTAATAATACTGTATCGACAATTTTATTGATATTACAATATGGCTCAAAATATTGATCCAGTCAACGGGTCCAACAATAGTACGGCGATGAAAGATGGGGACGGGCCTGCGTCGGCCACGAAACACCAGTCGACCAGCAAACGGTGAGAAAcatacaaaacagaaaaaaatggctTCAGTAGTTAATGTTATAATAACTTTGTACATTTTTGCAGATTGCAGCAAGAGCTTCTTACACTCATGATGTCTGGTGATAAAGGAATCTCTGCTTTCCCAAACGGtgacgaatttttttcatggATTGGCACAATCATTGGCCCAAAGGGAACGGTAAGTCTTCAGACCATCTTTTGTAGTTTGTAACTTACCTTAATGTCTTTGTGTTTTAGGTTTATGATGGTTTAATATATAAACTTAGCCTCACCTTTCCAAATGGCTACCCTTTTACTGCCCCAACAGTCAAGTTTGTCACTCCTTGCTTCCATCCTAATGTGGACACATATGGTAACATCTGCCTGGACATACTCAAGGACAAATGGTCTGCTCTCTACGATGTCAGGACAATCCTTCTGTCCATTCAAAGCCTGCTTGGAGATCCCAACAATGACAGCCCTCTGAATGGCCAAGCAGCTCAACTATGGTCTGATCAAGTTGCCTACAAGAAATTACtgcttgaaaaatttcaagacaTCAA
Above is a genomic segment from Daphnia pulicaria isolate SC F1-1A chromosome 8, SC_F0-13Bv2, whole genome shotgun sequence containing:
- the LOC124312481 gene encoding ubiquitin-conjugating enzyme E2 C-like, whose translation is MAQNIDPVNGSNNSTAMKDGDGPASATKHQSTSKRLQQELLTLMMSGDKGISAFPNGDEFFSWIGTIIGPKGTVYDGLIYKLSLTFPNGYPFTAPTVKFVTPCFHPNVDTYGNICLDILKDKWSALYDVRTILLSIQSLLGDPNNDSPLNGQAAQLWSDQVAYKKLLLEKFQDIKS